The following DNA comes from Streptococcus canis.
TTTTATTTCAACTGAGAACGGTCAAGATGTCTTCGCACATTTTTCAGCAATCCAAACTAATGGTTTTAAAACATTAGAAGAAGGACAAAAAGTGGAATTTGATGTCGAAGAAGGTCAACGTGGCCCTCAGGCAGTCAATATCACTAAATTAGCTTAATCAGGTTAAATGATAAGAGAAAAGCAGGTGTTGGGAACAACGGCTGCTTTTTTTGTTTTCAGTTGATGATTGTCTCCAATGACAAAGAGTTGCTTTTAAGGTCTTCTATTTGTTATAATAATAGTCAGTTTTAGTCAAAACAGACCGATCTGGTGCCTTTATCTAGTGTAAACGGTTCATAAGCAAAGGAGTGATAGCATGCCGACAAAAAATACTTCAGATAGTATTGAAGAATATATCAAAGAATTATTAGCCCAATCGGGAATTGCAGAGATTAAGCGTTCTATGCTAGCAGATTCCTTTCAGGTTGTTCCAAGCCAGATTAACTATGTGATTAAAACCCGTTTTACAGAAAGTCGGGGTTACGAGGTTGAAAGCAAGCGTGGCGGTGGTGGTTATATTCGTATTGCCAAGGTTCATTTTTCAGACAAACATCATCTGATTGGCAATTTAATGGCCTCTATTGATGAACGCCTGAGCGAACAGGTCTTTACTGATTCGATGCAACTCCTCTTTGATGAACATTTAGTCACAGAACGTGAAGGAAACATTGTTTTGGCCATGGCATCTGATGAAGTCTTAGGGCCGGAT
Coding sequences within:
- a CDS encoding CtsR family transcriptional regulator codes for the protein MPTKNTSDSIEEYIKELLAQSGIAEIKRSMLADSFQVVPSQINYVIKTRFTESRGYEVESKRGGGGYIRIAKVHFSDKHHLIGNLMASIDERLSEQVFTDSMQLLFDEHLVTEREGNIVLAMASDEVLGPDGPTIRARMLYRLLQRIDRKGSN
- a CDS encoding cold-shock protein; this encodes MTQGTVKWFNAEKGFGFISTENGQDVFAHFSAIQTNGFKTLEEGQKVEFDVEEGQRGPQAVNITKLA